In Vicia villosa cultivar HV-30 ecotype Madison, WI unplaced genomic scaffold, Vvil1.0 ctg.000058F_1_1, whole genome shotgun sequence, one genomic interval encodes:
- the LOC131623214 gene encoding uncharacterized protein LOC131623214, with protein MWQKKEQGGSSSTLSSDINEKETPKMGKEPEHVALEGDDGSWTEALKGIRDKGHGGYMIVSWNIRGLNKVAKQKEISSRLFKLQPNIAILLETRVKKEKAEKWRQKIGGNWQVCDNYRNHANGRIWILWQGSKVNIQTVSMTDQMIHCGLYGRDGKFVQWLTAMYAANQLERRKELWKDIERLGSNQQGPWIMLGDFNNVLGFHERIGRNEVKEAEFSDLREMMVATGLFEVDCIDDKFTWYNKHAEGAIYSCIDRVIGNLAWIQSNKDKTVHILEPGISDHAMLCIKGNEQVVRKKTSFKFINAVIEAEGYRTEVEKNWKRKIHGNNSQMMWNKLKRL; from the exons ATGTGGCAAAAGAAAGAGCAGGGAGGGTCGAGTTCTACCTTGAGCAGTGATATTAATGAGAAGGAAACACCAAAAATGGGGAAGGAACCTGAACATGTGGCACTTGAAGGTGATGATGGGAGCTGGACAGAAGCGCTGAAAGGCATACGTGATAAAG GCCATGGGGGTTACATGATAGTTTCTTGGAACATAAGGGGGCTGAATAAGGTAGCTAAGCAGAAAGAGATAAGCTCCCGTCTCTTTAAGCTACAGCCTAATATTGCGATATTGCTAGAAACCAGGGTTAAGAAGGAGAAAGCTGAGAAATGGAGGCAAAAAATTGGTGGGAATTGGCAGGTTTGTGATAACTATAGAAATCATGCCAATGGGAGAATTTGGATCTTATGGCAAGGTAGTAAGGTGAATATTCAAACAGTGAGTATGACTGATCAAATGATTCACTGTGGGTTGTATGGCAGGGATGGTAAATTTGTGCAGTGGCTTACTGCAATGTATGCAGCTAACCAGCTCGAGAGAAGGAAAGAGTTATGGAAAGATATAGAGAGATTAGGATCCAATCAGCAGGGGCCTTGGATTATGCTTGGGGATTTTAACAATGTACTGGGGTTCCATGAGAGGATTGGAAGGAATGAGGTCAAAGAGGCTGAGTTTAGTGATCTTAGAGAGATGATGGTGGCTACTGGACTCTTTGAGGTTGACTGTATTGATGATAAGTTCACTTGGTATAACAAACATGCTGAAGGTGCTATCTATTCTTGTATAGATAGAGTGATAGGAAATCTGGCCTGGATCCAAAGTAATAAAGATAAAACTGTTCACATCTTGGAGCCTGGAATTTCTGATCATGCAATGTTGTGCATCAAAGGTAATGAGCAAGTTGTTAGAAAGAAGACAAGTTTCAAGTTTATAAATGCTGTGATAGAGGCTGAGGGGTACAGGACAGAAGTGGAAAAGAATTGGAAAAGGAAGATACATGGTAATAACAGTCAAATGATGTGGAACAAACTCAAGAGATTGTAG